A portion of the Ptiloglossa arizonensis isolate GNS036 chromosome 11, iyPtiAriz1_principal, whole genome shotgun sequence genome contains these proteins:
- the Atp8b gene encoding ATPase phospholipid transporting 8B isoform X3, with protein sequence MSVEVDTLELEVFEVKDCDEADKVSVTRTTTKSDVEGNRKGSTTAASVCNDEENAGTRKKKKKRRKTRNKQQLQLHHLPQESPGDNQHAHTVVNLPSSSGEVEAVGECSKRDSSSSLGGASRHNTLRESLLTVLGKLVIWKGTRYRSATAASSSSSAPPNSPPATECIGRSTSFFSSETERRIRANNREFNSQFNYANNYIKTSKYSVLTFLPLNLFEQFQRLANFYFLCLLVLQMIPAISSLTPITTAIPLIGVLMLTAIKDAYDDFQRHSSDSQVNNRKSQTLRGTSLREEKWSQVQVGDVIRMENDQFVAADVLLLSTSEPNGLCYIETAELDGETNLKCRQCLAETAEMMDNHELIGQFDGEIVCETPNNLLNKFDGTLTWKGRKYALDNDKIILRGCVLRNTQWCYGVVIFAGKDTKLMQNSGKTKFKRTSIDRLLNFLIIGIVCFLLSMCLFCMIGCGIWESLVGRYFQVYLPWDSLVPSEPMGGATVIALLVFFSYAIVLNTVVPISLYVSVEVIRFVQSFLINWDEEMYYAPTNTHAKARTTTLNEELGQIEYIFSDKTGTLTQNIMTFNKCSVAGKCYGDVIDEVTGEVVDLSETDKAAQTPTMRWKNGQEFVQVYTPISGPNVRLLEHVDRITSIIPEPGIYGSSMIPHKHSTVPPLDFSFNKDYEPEFKFYDTALLEAVKRNNEDVHSFFRLLALCHTVMPEEKNGKLEYQAQSPDEAALVSAARNFGFVFKERSPNSITIEVMGKREIYELLCILDFNNVRKRMSVILRKDGQLRLYCKGADNVIYERLKDGSEDIMAKTLEHLNKFAGEGLRTLCLSVRDLDEQFFNDWKQRHQEAALSQENRDDKLDAIYEEIEKDMTLLGATAIEDKLQDGVPQTIANLGLAGIKIWVLTGDKQETAINIGYSCQLLTDDLTDVFIVDATTYDGVENQLSRYLETIKTTSSHQNRPTLSVVTFRWDKESSDTEYNPSRDEQDEHEMEQATGFAVVINGHSLVHALHPQLEQLFLDVSSQCKAVICCRVTPLQKAMVVELIKKNKNAVTLAIGDGANDVSMIKTAHIGVGISGQEGLQAVLASDYSIGQFRFLERLLLVHGRWSYYRMSKFLRYFFYKNFAFTLCHIWFAFFCGFSAQTVFDPMYISVYNLFYTSLPVMAVGIFDQDVNDKNSLLYPKLYAPGLQNLLFNKKEFCWSAIHGFFASCVLFLVPYGTYKDGVSPKGYVLSDHMLLGSVVATILVIVVTVQIALDTSYWTIVNHIMVWGSLIWYFILDYFYNFVIGGSYVGSLTMAMSEATFWFTAVISCIILVIPVLSWRFFFIDVRPTLSDRVRLKQRLAQLRSRQSQDILRTPSTRRTRRSLRSGYAFAHQEGFGRLITSGKIMRKLPNGADFKFAMPFTNNTNKQVSVATTSPKDNASKNSHTLDTINL encoded by the exons GTGAAGGACTGCGACGAGGCCGACAAAGTCTCGGTGACGCGCACGACGACGAAATCGGACGTCGAAGGTAACCGGAAAGGATCAACGACCGCGGCGTCGGTGTGCAACGACGAGGAAAACGCCGGCAcgcggaagaaaaagaagaaacgccgGAAAACACGGAACAAGCAGCAGTTGCAGCTGCATCATCTACCGCAGGAATCACCGGGCGACAATCAGCACGCGCACACGGTGGTGAATCTACCGTCGTCCTCGGGCGAGGTCGAGGCGGTCGgcgaatgctcgaaacgagactcGTCCAGCAGCTTGGGTGGCGCCAGCCGACACAACACCCTACGTGAATCTTTGCTCACGGTGCTGGGGAAATTGGTGATCTGGAAGGGTACCAGATACCGATCGGCCACCGCTGCGTCCTCTTCATCCTCGGCCCCGCCGAATTCACCACCCGCTACCGAGTGCATCGGCCGTAGCACATCCTTTTTTTCCAGCG AAACGGAGAGGAGAATTCGCGCCAATAATCGCGAGTTCAACTCACAGTTTAATTATGCG aaCAACTACATCAAGACGTCCAAGTATTCGGTTCTGACGTTCCTACCATTAAATTTATTCGAGCAATTTCAGCGGCTCGCTAACTTTTACTTCCTATGCCTGCTGGTGCTTCAGATGATCCCCGCTATCTCCTCCTTGACCCCCATCACTACAGCCATACCCCTTATAGGGGTGCTCATGCTCACTGCCATCAAAGATGCTTACGACGATTTT CAACGGCATAGCAGCGATTCACAAGTGAACAATCGGAAATCTCAAACTTTGCGAGGCACTAGTCTCCGGGAGGAGAAATGGTCGCAAGTTCAAGTAGGCGATGTAATCAGAATGGAGAATGATCAGTTTGTTGCTGCCGATGTCCTTCTTTTATCTACTAGTGAGCCAAACGGTCTTTGTTACATTGAAACTGCAGAATTAGATGG GGAGACGAATTTGAAGTGTCGGCAGTGTTTAGCCGAAACTGCCGAGATGATGGACAACCACGAATTGATTGGTCAATTTGATGGGGAGATTGTTTGCGAAACTCCTAATAacttgttaaataaatttgatgGTACTCTTACGTGGAAAGGGCGAAA ATACGCATTGGACAACGACAAAATTATATTACGGGGTTGCGTGCTGCGGAACACGCAATGGTGCTATGGTGTGGTCATCTTTGCAGGCAAGGATACCAAATTGATGCAAAACTCAGGGAAGACCAAATTTAAAAGGACCTCTATAGATAGGCTGCTAAATTTTCTCATCATCGGGATAGTGTGCTTTTTACTTTCTATGTGTTTGTTCTGCATGATCGGCTGTGGAATTTGGGAAAGCCTTGTGGGCCGTTACTTCCAAGTGTATCTACCCTGGGACTCGCTGGTGCCTAGCGAGCCCATGGGCGGTGCCACAGTGATCGCTCTACTTGTGTTCTTTTCTTATGCTATTGTATTGAACACAGTGGTGCCAATCAGTTTATATGTGAGTGTGGAAGTTATCAGATTCGTTCAGTCGTTTTTGATTAATTGGGATGAAGAGATGTACTACGCACCTACAAATACACATGCTAAAGCAAGGACTACTACGTTAAATGAAGAGTTGGGGCaaatagaatatattttttccGATAAAACGGGAACACTGACGCAGAATATAATGACTTTTAACAAGTGTTCTGTGGCGGGAAAATGTTACGGGGACGTTATCGATGAAGTTACCGGGGAAGTCGTCGATTTAAGTGAG ACGGACAAAGCTGCCCAAACACCTACGATGCGATGGAAAAATGGACAAGAATTTGTTCAAGTTTATACACCAATAAGTGGTCCAAACGTACGTCTACTGGAACATGTGGACAGGATAACCAGTATAATTCCAGAACCAGGCATCTATGGCAGTTCGATGATTCCACACAAACATTCA ACAGTGCCGCCGTTGGATTTTTCGTTCAACAAGGATTATGAACCAGAATTCAAGTTCTACGATACTGCACTACTCGAAGCTGTGAAGCGGAACAATGAAGATGTTCATAGTTTCTTTCGATTATTGGCACTATGTCACACCGTTATGCCAGAGGAAAAAAATGGCAAACTGGAATATCAGGCACAGTCGCCAGACGAGGCTGCCCTTGTATCTGCCGCTAGAAACTTTGGTTTCGTATTTAAAGAAAGATCTCCAAATAGTATAACAATTGAAGTCATGGGAAAACGCGAAATATACGAATTGCTTTGCATCCTAGATTTTAATAACGTTAGAAAAAGAATGTCTGTCATTTTGAGGAAAGATGGACAGCTCAGGCTATATTGCAAAGGAGCGGATAATGTTATATACGAACGATTAAAGGATGGCAGCGAAGACATCATGGCAAAAACCTTGGAACATCTTAATAAATTTGCGGGTGAGGGCTTAAGAACATTGTGCCTTTCGGTCAGAGATCTGGATGAACAGTTTTTTAATGATTGGAAACAACGTCACCAAGAAGCTGCCTTGAGTCAGGAAAATAGAGATGATAAATTGGATGCAATTTAtgaagaaatagagaaagataTGACATTATTAGGCGCTACTGCCATTGAAGATAAATTACAGGACGGTGTACCTCAAACTATCGCCAATTTAGGTCTTGCTGGTATCAAGATCTGGGTATTAACTGGTGATAAACAag AAACGGCTATCAATATTGGCTATTCCTGCCAGTTGTTGACAGACGACCTTACAGATGTCTTTATAGTGGATGCTACTACTTACGATGGCGTTGAAAATCAATTATCGCGATACttggaaactatcaaaacaACCTCCAGTCATCAAAATCGACCAACTCTCTCCGTTGTCACATTCAGGTGGGACAAGGAAAG CAGTGATACTGAATACAATCCTAGCAGAGATGAACAAGACGAACATGAAATGGAACAGGCAACAGGATTTGCAGTGGTTATTAATGGGCATTCCTTAGTTCATGCATTACATCCACAACTTGAACAACTTTTTCTCGATGTATCAAGCCAAT GTAAAGCTGTGATATGTTGTCGCGTGACACCCTTACAAAAAGCAATGGTTGTCGAATTAatcaagaaaaataaaaatgcagTGACTCTAGCAATTGGTGACGGAGCTAACGATGTTTCGATGATAAAAACAGCTCATATTGGTGTTGGCATTAGTGGTCAAGAAGGATTACAAGCTGTATTGGCATCTGATTACTCGATAGGACAGTTTAGGTTTCTGGAAAGACTGCTCCTCGTTCATGGTAGATGGTCATATTATAGGATGAGCAAGTTTCttagatattttttttacaagaatTTTGCGTTTACGCTATGCCACATCTGGTTTGCCTTTTTCTGTGGATTCAGCGCACAG ACTGTATTTGATCCTATGTACATTTCTGTCTACAATCTCTTTTATACATCATTGCCTGTAATGGCAGTTGGTATCTTTGATCAAGATGTCAATGATAAAAATAGTTTATTGTATCCAAAACTCTACGCACCCGGATTgcaaaatttactttttaacAAAAAAGAATTTTGTTGGAGTGCCATACATGGTTTTTTTGCTAGTTGCGTATTATTTTTAGTTCCGTATG GAACGTATAAAGATGGAGTATCACCAAAGGGCTATGTACTTTCTGATCATATGCTACTGGGAAGTGTCGTAGCCACAATATTAGTCATTGTCGTGACTGTTCAAATAGCCCTTGATACATCGTATTGGACGATTGTTAATCATATTATGGTTTGGGGCTCGCTCATTtggtattttattttagattatTTCTATAACTTCGTCATAGGTGGTAGTTATGTTGGCAGTCTTACTATG GCGATGTCTGAAGCAACGTTTTGGTTTACGGCAGTCATTTCATGTATCATATTGGTAATACCTGTACTGTCGTGGAGATTCTTCTTCATAGATGTTAGGCCAACTTTGTCTGATAGAGTTAGGCTTAAGCAAAGGTTGGCGCAATTACGTTCCCGCCAAAGTCAAGACATTCTTCGTACTCCGTCTACAAGACGGACGCGACGATCTCTTCGCTCTGGATACGCTTTTGCGCATCAAGAAGGTTTTGGCAGACTCATTACGTCCGGGAAGATTATGCGGAAATTACCAAATGGTGCAGATTTTAAGTTTGCCATGCCGTTTACGAACAATACCAACAAACAAGTTAGTGTTGCCACCACATCACCAAAGGACAATGCATCCAAAAATTCGCACACACTGGATACTATTAATCTATAA
- the Atp8b gene encoding ATPase phospholipid transporting 8B isoform X2: MIREDEEEEGSRWKYVRGEADIVSSARFKCHEEEEVKDCDEADKVSVTRTTTKSDVEGNRKGSTTAASVCNDEENAGTRKKKKKRRKTRNKQQLQLHHLPQESPGDNQHAHTVVNLPSSSGEVEAVGECSKRDSSSSLGGASRHNTLRESLLTVLGKLVIWKGTRYRSATAASSSSSAPPNSPPATECIGRSTSFFSSETERRIRANNREFNSQFNYANNYIKTSKYSVLTFLPLNLFEQFQRLANFYFLCLLVLQMIPAISSLTPITTAIPLIGVLMLTAIKDAYDDFQRHSSDSQVNNRKSQTLRGTSLREEKWSQVQVGDVIRMENDQFVAADVLLLSTSEPNGLCYIETAELDGETNLKCRQCLAETAEMMDNHELIGQFDGEIVCETPNNLLNKFDGTLTWKGRKYALDNDKIILRGCVLRNTQWCYGVVIFAGKDTKLMQNSGKTKFKRTSIDRLLNFLIIGIVCFLLSMCLFCMIGCGIWESLVGRYFQVYLPWDSLVPSEPMGGATVIALLVFFSYAIVLNTVVPISLYVSVEVIRFVQSFLINWDEEMYYAPTNTHAKARTTTLNEELGQIEYIFSDKTGTLTQNIMTFNKCSVAGKCYGDVIDEVTGEVVDLSETDKAAQTPTMRWKNGQEFVQVYTPISGPNVRLLEHVDRITSIIPEPGIYGSSMIPHKHSTVPPLDFSFNKDYEPEFKFYDTALLEAVKRNNEDVHSFFRLLALCHTVMPEEKNGKLEYQAQSPDEAALVSAARNFGFVFKERSPNSITIEVMGKREIYELLCILDFNNVRKRMSVILRKDGQLRLYCKGADNVIYERLKDGSEDIMAKTLEHLNKFAGEGLRTLCLSVRDLDEQFFNDWKQRHQEAALSQENRDDKLDAIYEEIEKDMTLLGATAIEDKLQDGVPQTIANLGLAGIKIWVLTGDKQETAINIGYSCQLLTDDLTDVFIVDATTYDGVENQLSRYLETIKTTSSHQNRPTLSVVTFSSDTEYNPSRDEQDEHEMEQATGFAVVINGHSLVHALHPQLEQLFLDVSSQCKAVICCRVTPLQKAMVVELIKKNKNAVTLAIGDGANDVSMIKTAHIGVGISGQEGLQAVLASDYSIGQFRFLERLLLVHGRWSYYRMSKFLRYFFYKNFAFTLCHIWFAFFCGFSAQTVFDPMYISVYNLFYTSLPVMAVGIFDQDVNDKNSLLYPKLYAPGLQNLLFNKKEFCWSAIHGFFASCVLFLVPYGTYKDGVSPKGYVLSDHMLLGSVVATILVIVVTVQIALDTSYWTIVNHIMVWGSLIWYFILDYFYNFVIGGSYVGSLTMAMSEATFWFTAVISCIILVIPVLSWRFFFIDVRPTLSDRVRLKQRLAQLRSRQSQDILRTPSTRRTRRSLRSGYAFAHQEGFGRLITSGKIMRKLPNGADFKFAMPFTNNTNKQVSVATTSPKDNASKNSHTLDTINL, encoded by the exons GTGAAGGACTGCGACGAGGCCGACAAAGTCTCGGTGACGCGCACGACGACGAAATCGGACGTCGAAGGTAACCGGAAAGGATCAACGACCGCGGCGTCGGTGTGCAACGACGAGGAAAACGCCGGCAcgcggaagaaaaagaagaaacgccgGAAAACACGGAACAAGCAGCAGTTGCAGCTGCATCATCTACCGCAGGAATCACCGGGCGACAATCAGCACGCGCACACGGTGGTGAATCTACCGTCGTCCTCGGGCGAGGTCGAGGCGGTCGgcgaatgctcgaaacgagactcGTCCAGCAGCTTGGGTGGCGCCAGCCGACACAACACCCTACGTGAATCTTTGCTCACGGTGCTGGGGAAATTGGTGATCTGGAAGGGTACCAGATACCGATCGGCCACCGCTGCGTCCTCTTCATCCTCGGCCCCGCCGAATTCACCACCCGCTACCGAGTGCATCGGCCGTAGCACATCCTTTTTTTCCAGCG AAACGGAGAGGAGAATTCGCGCCAATAATCGCGAGTTCAACTCACAGTTTAATTATGCG aaCAACTACATCAAGACGTCCAAGTATTCGGTTCTGACGTTCCTACCATTAAATTTATTCGAGCAATTTCAGCGGCTCGCTAACTTTTACTTCCTATGCCTGCTGGTGCTTCAGATGATCCCCGCTATCTCCTCCTTGACCCCCATCACTACAGCCATACCCCTTATAGGGGTGCTCATGCTCACTGCCATCAAAGATGCTTACGACGATTTT CAACGGCATAGCAGCGATTCACAAGTGAACAATCGGAAATCTCAAACTTTGCGAGGCACTAGTCTCCGGGAGGAGAAATGGTCGCAAGTTCAAGTAGGCGATGTAATCAGAATGGAGAATGATCAGTTTGTTGCTGCCGATGTCCTTCTTTTATCTACTAGTGAGCCAAACGGTCTTTGTTACATTGAAACTGCAGAATTAGATGG GGAGACGAATTTGAAGTGTCGGCAGTGTTTAGCCGAAACTGCCGAGATGATGGACAACCACGAATTGATTGGTCAATTTGATGGGGAGATTGTTTGCGAAACTCCTAATAacttgttaaataaatttgatgGTACTCTTACGTGGAAAGGGCGAAA ATACGCATTGGACAACGACAAAATTATATTACGGGGTTGCGTGCTGCGGAACACGCAATGGTGCTATGGTGTGGTCATCTTTGCAGGCAAGGATACCAAATTGATGCAAAACTCAGGGAAGACCAAATTTAAAAGGACCTCTATAGATAGGCTGCTAAATTTTCTCATCATCGGGATAGTGTGCTTTTTACTTTCTATGTGTTTGTTCTGCATGATCGGCTGTGGAATTTGGGAAAGCCTTGTGGGCCGTTACTTCCAAGTGTATCTACCCTGGGACTCGCTGGTGCCTAGCGAGCCCATGGGCGGTGCCACAGTGATCGCTCTACTTGTGTTCTTTTCTTATGCTATTGTATTGAACACAGTGGTGCCAATCAGTTTATATGTGAGTGTGGAAGTTATCAGATTCGTTCAGTCGTTTTTGATTAATTGGGATGAAGAGATGTACTACGCACCTACAAATACACATGCTAAAGCAAGGACTACTACGTTAAATGAAGAGTTGGGGCaaatagaatatattttttccGATAAAACGGGAACACTGACGCAGAATATAATGACTTTTAACAAGTGTTCTGTGGCGGGAAAATGTTACGGGGACGTTATCGATGAAGTTACCGGGGAAGTCGTCGATTTAAGTGAG ACGGACAAAGCTGCCCAAACACCTACGATGCGATGGAAAAATGGACAAGAATTTGTTCAAGTTTATACACCAATAAGTGGTCCAAACGTACGTCTACTGGAACATGTGGACAGGATAACCAGTATAATTCCAGAACCAGGCATCTATGGCAGTTCGATGATTCCACACAAACATTCA ACAGTGCCGCCGTTGGATTTTTCGTTCAACAAGGATTATGAACCAGAATTCAAGTTCTACGATACTGCACTACTCGAAGCTGTGAAGCGGAACAATGAAGATGTTCATAGTTTCTTTCGATTATTGGCACTATGTCACACCGTTATGCCAGAGGAAAAAAATGGCAAACTGGAATATCAGGCACAGTCGCCAGACGAGGCTGCCCTTGTATCTGCCGCTAGAAACTTTGGTTTCGTATTTAAAGAAAGATCTCCAAATAGTATAACAATTGAAGTCATGGGAAAACGCGAAATATACGAATTGCTTTGCATCCTAGATTTTAATAACGTTAGAAAAAGAATGTCTGTCATTTTGAGGAAAGATGGACAGCTCAGGCTATATTGCAAAGGAGCGGATAATGTTATATACGAACGATTAAAGGATGGCAGCGAAGACATCATGGCAAAAACCTTGGAACATCTTAATAAATTTGCGGGTGAGGGCTTAAGAACATTGTGCCTTTCGGTCAGAGATCTGGATGAACAGTTTTTTAATGATTGGAAACAACGTCACCAAGAAGCTGCCTTGAGTCAGGAAAATAGAGATGATAAATTGGATGCAATTTAtgaagaaatagagaaagataTGACATTATTAGGCGCTACTGCCATTGAAGATAAATTACAGGACGGTGTACCTCAAACTATCGCCAATTTAGGTCTTGCTGGTATCAAGATCTGGGTATTAACTGGTGATAAACAag AAACGGCTATCAATATTGGCTATTCCTGCCAGTTGTTGACAGACGACCTTACAGATGTCTTTATAGTGGATGCTACTACTTACGATGGCGTTGAAAATCAATTATCGCGATACttggaaactatcaaaacaACCTCCAGTCATCAAAATCGACCAACTCTCTCCGTTGTCACATTCAG CAGTGATACTGAATACAATCCTAGCAGAGATGAACAAGACGAACATGAAATGGAACAGGCAACAGGATTTGCAGTGGTTATTAATGGGCATTCCTTAGTTCATGCATTACATCCACAACTTGAACAACTTTTTCTCGATGTATCAAGCCAAT GTAAAGCTGTGATATGTTGTCGCGTGACACCCTTACAAAAAGCAATGGTTGTCGAATTAatcaagaaaaataaaaatgcagTGACTCTAGCAATTGGTGACGGAGCTAACGATGTTTCGATGATAAAAACAGCTCATATTGGTGTTGGCATTAGTGGTCAAGAAGGATTACAAGCTGTATTGGCATCTGATTACTCGATAGGACAGTTTAGGTTTCTGGAAAGACTGCTCCTCGTTCATGGTAGATGGTCATATTATAGGATGAGCAAGTTTCttagatattttttttacaagaatTTTGCGTTTACGCTATGCCACATCTGGTTTGCCTTTTTCTGTGGATTCAGCGCACAG ACTGTATTTGATCCTATGTACATTTCTGTCTACAATCTCTTTTATACATCATTGCCTGTAATGGCAGTTGGTATCTTTGATCAAGATGTCAATGATAAAAATAGTTTATTGTATCCAAAACTCTACGCACCCGGATTgcaaaatttactttttaacAAAAAAGAATTTTGTTGGAGTGCCATACATGGTTTTTTTGCTAGTTGCGTATTATTTTTAGTTCCGTATG GAACGTATAAAGATGGAGTATCACCAAAGGGCTATGTACTTTCTGATCATATGCTACTGGGAAGTGTCGTAGCCACAATATTAGTCATTGTCGTGACTGTTCAAATAGCCCTTGATACATCGTATTGGACGATTGTTAATCATATTATGGTTTGGGGCTCGCTCATTtggtattttattttagattatTTCTATAACTTCGTCATAGGTGGTAGTTATGTTGGCAGTCTTACTATG GCGATGTCTGAAGCAACGTTTTGGTTTACGGCAGTCATTTCATGTATCATATTGGTAATACCTGTACTGTCGTGGAGATTCTTCTTCATAGATGTTAGGCCAACTTTGTCTGATAGAGTTAGGCTTAAGCAAAGGTTGGCGCAATTACGTTCCCGCCAAAGTCAAGACATTCTTCGTACTCCGTCTACAAGACGGACGCGACGATCTCTTCGCTCTGGATACGCTTTTGCGCATCAAGAAGGTTTTGGCAGACTCATTACGTCCGGGAAGATTATGCGGAAATTACCAAATGGTGCAGATTTTAAGTTTGCCATGCCGTTTACGAACAATACCAACAAACAAGTTAGTGTTGCCACCACATCACCAAAGGACAATGCATCCAAAAATTCGCACACACTGGATACTATTAATCTATAA